A genomic segment from Chanos chanos chromosome 2, fChaCha1.1, whole genome shotgun sequence encodes:
- the tyw2 gene encoding tRNA wybutosine-synthesizing protein 2 homolog, with amino-acid sequence MNGVPSLRVPQCHAQLYRKFLETKGVLDLKYCMQKYPDGTVTLPLQSSILPQLDLPALQYAIAPDSTCEIVHIQVPQLSKKARAKSCVDKLVDALQELLASHGEKWSEELRKDIPQKWQRHGDLIMFGEDCFRQTVWKKIGPGLWQAVAHGLGVKRLAQIKCISKDGYRSPVVTLVLGESSYVTHTDNHIRYEFDVTKCMFSFGNITEKLRIASFNCSGETVVDLYAGIGYFTLPYLVHAGAAHVHACEWNPDAVAALQRNLHLNGVSDRCTVHQGDNRQLTLQDVADRVNLGLIPSSKDGWPVACQLLRKDTGGVLHIHENVTSVSCTADQKNHSVTELQRNTTLEYEQDGENLNESTMSDMDAWKAWAGETANRIAALLKDITGDQWRTNIQHIEHVKSYAPHINHIVLDLECRPLI; translated from the exons ATGAATGGCGTGCCTTCTTTAAGGGTTCCCCAATGTCACGCACAACTTTACAG AAAATTCTTGGAGACAAAAGGTGTTTTAGACCTGAAGTACTGCATGCAGAAGTATCCAGATGGGACGGTAACCCTGCCATTACAATCTTCCATTCTGCCTCAGCTTGATCTACCTGCTTTGCAGTACGCTATTGCCCCTGACAGTACTTGTGAAATCGTTCACATTCAG GTGCCTCAATTGTCAAAGAAGGCGAGAGCCAAGTCGTGTGTTGACAAACTTGTGGATGCATTGCAAGAGCTGTTGGCCTCCCACGGAGAAAAATGGAGTGAGGAATTAAGGAAAGACATTCCCCAAAAATGGCAACGACATGGTGACTTGATCATGTTTGGAGAGGACTGCTTCAGACAAACAGTCTGGAAGAAAATTG GGCCAGGGCTGTGGCAGGCAGTGGCTCATGGGTTGGGAGTGAAGCGTTTGGCACAGATCAAATGTATCTCTAAAGATGGATATAGGAGCCCTGTTGTAACATTGGTATTAGGGGAGAGCAGttatgttacacacactgataaccACATCAG gtATGAGTTTGATGTTACCAAGTGCATGTTCTCATTTGGAAACATCACAGAGAAGCTCAGAATAGCCTCGTTTAACTGCAGCGGTGAGACTGTGGTTGATTTGTATGCAG GAATTGGCTATTTCACCCTTCCGTATTTGGTGCATGCTGGTGCAGCCCATGTGCATGCTTGTGAGTGGAACCCTGATGCTGTTGCAGCTTTGCAAAGGAACCTGCATCTCAATGGAGTGTCAGATCGCTGCACAGTCCACCAAGGAGACAACAGACAA CTCACCTTGCAAGATGTAGCTGATCGGGTCAATCTGGGTCTTATACCTAGCTCTAAGGATGGCTGGCCTGTGGCATGCCAGTTGCTTAGGAAGGACACAGGAGGGGTACTCCACATCCATGAAAATGTCACGTCAGTATCATGCACAGCTGATCAAAAGAATCACTCTGTAACCGAactgcagagaaacacaacacttgAGTATGAACAGGATGGAGAGAATTTAAATGAATCTACTATGAGTGATATGGATGCTTGGAAAGCCTGGGCTGGGGAAACGGCCAACCGTATTGCTGCTTTGTTGAAAGACATTACAGGGGACCAATGGAGGACCAACATTCAGCATATTGAGCATGTTAAATCATATGCTCCCCATATTAATCACATAGTTCTGGACTTGGAGTGCAGGCCTCTCATTTAA